CACGCGCCGCTCGGGGTCGGGGATGCCGACGCGGCGCAGGATGTCGACGGCACGCGAGCGCGCCTCCCAACGGCCGATCCTCGTGTGGGCGCGGAGCCCCTCGGCGATCTGCCAGCCGATCGGGAACACGGGGTTGAGCGCCGTCATCGGCTCCTGGAAGATCATCGCCGCCTCGGTGCCGCGCACCTTCCGCAGCCGTTCCCGGGAGATCTCCACCACATCCGTGCCCGACAGCACGATGGCCCCGTCGACCTGCGCCGTCTCGGGGAGGAGCCCCAGGACCGATCGCGCCGTGACGGTCTTGCCGGAGCCCGACTCGCCCACGACGGCGAGCACCTCGCCGACGCGCACGTCGAGGTCGATGCCGTTGACGGCATGCACGTCGCCCCCGTCGGTGGCGAACGTGACGTCGAGGTCGCGGATGCGGACCGCCAGGTCGTCGTCGCTCATGCGGACGCTCCTTCCTCGGCGGCGGCAGGGGCCGCCGCCCTCGTGCGCGCGGCGCGCCGCGTGCGCAGGCGCGGGTCGGCGAGGTCGTTGAGGCTCTCCCCGACGAGCGTGATCCCCAGCACGACGAGGACGATGGCGGTCCCGGGGAAGACCGACGTCCACCAGATCCCGCTCGTGACGTCCTCGATCGACCGGTTGAGGTCGTAGCCCCACTCGGCCGCGGCCGTCGGCTCGATGCCGAAGCCGAGGAAGCCGAGACCGGCCAGGGTGAGGATCGCCTCCGAGGCGTTCAACGTGAAGATGAGCGGCAGGGTGCGGGTCGCGTTGCGCAGGACGTGGCGCATCATGATCCGCCACGTCGAGGCGCCGACGACCTTCGCCGACTCCACGAACGCCTCCGTCTTGATGCGCACCGTCTCGGCGCGCACGACGCGGAAGTACTGCGGGATGAACACGACCGTGATCGAGATGGCCGCGGCGAGCACCCCGCCGACGAGGCTCGACTGGCCGCCCGAGATGACGATGGCCGCGACGATCGCGAGCAGCAGGGTGGGGAAGGCGTAGATCGCGTCGCAGACGACGACGAGCACGCGGTCGAGCCAGCCGCCGAGATAGCCGGAGACGACGCCGAGCAGGATGCCGACGAAGATCGACATCGCCACGGAGACGACGATGGCGATGAGGGCCGTCTGGCTGCCCCAGACGACGCGCGACAGCACGTCGAAGCCCCCGGCGGTCGTGCCGAGGAGGTGTTCCGCGCTCGGGGCCTGACGTGCGCCGAACGTGCCGTCGTCGTCCGACAGCTGGGCGAACCCGTACGGCGCGATGACGGGCGCGAGGACGGCCGCGAGGACGAACACCGCGCAGATGACGAGCCCGGCCGTGAGCATGCCGCGCTGCAGGCCGACGGCCTGGCGGTAGGACCGGACGACGGGCAGTCGGGTGAGGATGCTGTCACGGGTCATGTCAGTACCTCACCCTCGGGTCGATGAAGGCCGCGATGATGTCGACGACGAAGTTGGACAGAGCCACGATCACGGCCAGGAGAGCGACGATGCCCTGCACGGCGACGAAGTCGCGCGCCTTGAGGAACTCCGAGAGCTGGAAGCCGAGCCCCGTCCACTCGAAGGTCGTCTCGGTGAGCACGGCGCCGCCGAGCAGCATCGCGATCTGCAGCCCGATGACCGTGACGATCGGGATGAGCGCCGGGCGGTAGGCGTGCGTCGCGACGAGGCGCGTCTCGCGGACGCCGCGCGATCGTGCCGCGTCGATGTAGGGCATGGACAGCGTGCCGATGACGTTGGTCCGCACGAGACGGAGGAAGACCCCCGCCGTGAGCAGCCCGAGCGCGAGGCCGGGGAGCACCGCATGGGAGAGCACGTCGGCGATGTACGCCGGGTTGCCCGTGCGGATGGCGTCGATCGTGTAGATGCCCGTCGCGCCGTCGAGACGGTTCAGCGCGATCTCGACGCGCGGCGACGCGCGTCCCGACGTCGGGAGGACGCCGAGCCAGACGGAGAAGACGAGCTTGAGCAGGATGCCCGCGAAGAACACGGGAGTCGCGTAGCAGAGGATGGCGAACACGCGCAGCACGGCGTCGCCCCAGCGATCGCGGACGGCGGCGGCGATCATGCCGAGCGGGATCCCGACGACGAAGGCGACGATGAGCGCGTAGATCGCGAGCTCGAGCGTCGCCCCGCCGTAGCGCAGCAGCACGTCGACGACGCGCTGGTTGTCGAGCGTCGTGCCGAAGTCGCCGACGACGATCCGCCCGAGGTACTCGGCGTACTGGACGTAGAGGGGGCGGTCGTAGCCCGCGGCCGCGATGCGCTCCTGCAGCTGCGCGGGAGTGAGCTGGCCGCCGAGGGCCGCTGTGATCGGGTCGCCCGTGGCGCGCATGAGCACGAAGACCGTCGTCACGAGGATGAACACGGTCGGGAAGATGAGCAGGAAGCGGACGACGACGTAGCGCCAGAGGCCGCCGCCGCCCGCCGCCCGCCGGACGAGCGAGGCCGTCGGCGTCTCCGCCGACGTGAGTGTGGTGTCTGTCACGGAAGGGGTCTCCTCATGCCGGAGGGGCGGCCCGGAGGTCGTCCGGGCCGCCCCTCGCGGGAGTCAGCGCGTCAGGGGTGCGAAGCGCAGCTTGAACGAGGCGTCGAGCACGACGCCGTCGATGTCGGACGCGCTGACGAGGGTCTGCGCGCCCTGGAGGTAGGGGACCGTCGAGAGGTCCTCGGCGACGAGCGCCTGGATCTGCTCGATGAGCTCCGTGCGCTCGTCCACGTCGGGCGTCACGGCCTGCTGGAGGATGAGGTCGTTCACCTCGGGGTTCTCGTAGTGGTTGCCGAGGAAGTTCTCCGTGAGGAAGAACGGGGTGAGGTAGTTGTCGGCGTCGGAGTAGTCGGGGAACCATCCCAGCTGGTACGACGGGTAGACGTCGGCGACGCGGTCCTCGGAGTACTGGGTCCACTCGGTGGAGTTCAGCGAGACGTCGAAGAGCCCGTCGGCCTCCAGCTGCTGCTCGATGAGCGCGTACTCGTCACCCGAGTTGGGGCCGTAGTGATCCGGGCTGTACTGCAGGCTGAGCGACACGGGCGTCTCGACGCCGGCGGCCGACAGGATCTCCGCGGCAGATGCGGCGTCGGGGCCGCCCTCGCCGTCGCCGTAGAGGTCCGCGAGCACCTCGGTCGCGCCCGCGAAGCCCTCGGGCACGTAGGAGTACAGCGGCGTGTAGGTGCCGTTGTAGATCTGGTCGCTGAGCGCCTCGCGGTCGATGAGCGACGCGACGGCCTGGCGCACGGCGAGCGCCTTGGCCTCGTCGGGCTCCTCGGTCGTGGCCCCGAAGGGCTGCGTGTCGAAGTTGAACACGATGTAGCGGATCTCGCCGCCGGGGCCCTCGTGCACGGTGAGCGCGTCGTCGCCGGACAGGTCGGAGACGTCGGCGGGGGACAGGCTGCGGTACGCCACGTCGACGTCGCCCTGCTGCACGGCGAGCTTCAGGTTCGAGGACTCGGCGTAGTAGTTGAGGATGATCCCGTCGTTGGCGGGCGCCTCGAGGAGGCCCGCGTACGACTCGTTGGGCGTGAACTCGACGATCTCGTTGAAGGTGTATGACGTGATCGAGTACGGACCGGCGAACGCCTCGGCCTCGACGATCTCGTCGTCCGGGGTGAGCGCGTCGGCGGCGAAGACGTCCTCGTCGACGATCGCTCCCGGGAAGCTCGTCAGGATGAACGGGAACACCTGGTCGTTCTCGGTCTTCAGCGTGAAGACCACCGTCGTCTCGTCGGGCGTCTCGATCGAGTCGAGGTTGTAGAGCAGCGAGGAGGCGCCGTTGGGGTCCGCGATCGCGATCTGCCGGTCGAACGAGAACTTCACGTCGCTCGAGGTGAGCGGATTGCCGTTCGCGAAGGTCAGGCCCTCCGGCAGGGTGACCGTGTACTCGGTCGGCGACGTGAACTCCGCCGTCTCGGCGAGGTCGGGCACGACCTCGGTGCTCTCGGGCGCGGTGTTGACGAGGTACGGGAAGACCTGGGTCTGCACCGCGAGGGAGCCGTTGTCGTACGAGCCCGCGGGGTCGAGCGTCGTCACCTTGTCGGTCGTGCCGAGGAGGATCACGTTGTCGCCCTCGGGGGCGGAGGCGTCGTCGTCGCCCGAGCCGCCGGCGCAGCCGGAGAGGGCGAGGACGGCGATCGCGGACAGGGCCGCGACCGGGTATCGGCGACGGGCGCCGTGTCGGACAGTCGTCATGGAGCTTTCCTCTTTCTTGATGCAGGACGCATCGAAGCGGGGCGCCGAACGGTCGTCGGCGCTGACCTCTGCATACTTTCACAGGCCGCTTCCAGGCGAAGCCCGGCGAAGTCCGTGGGCGCGGGGTGTTTACACGACCGTCACACGGGAACGTCGACTTAGCATGGCCTCATGGGGAGAGCGTGGGGGCGACGGCGGAGTGTGAGAAGACGGCTCTGGCCGGCCACCGCCGTGCTCGTCGCGACGACGGCGATGCTGGTCGCTCCGCCCGCGACGGCGGAGTCCGCGGCACCGGAGCCCTCCTCGCCCGCGGGCGACGCGACGGTGCGCGTAGAGCCGGCGACGGGCGACGTCTACGCCGCGCGGGCGGCGCAGATCGTCGCCGGGATGACCCCCGAGCAGCGCGCGGGCGCCGTCGTCATGGGCCACATCCCCTCTCGGGACGCGGAGACCGTGCGCGCATACCTCGCGGACGGCGATCTCGGCGGGTTCCTGCTGATGGGCGCGAACGTCGGCTGGGAGGAGCAGGTGCGATCGCTCACGGACGCCATGGTGGTCGACCCCGCCCTGCCCCCGCTCATCGCCGTCGACCAGGAGGGCGGGTCGGTCTCGCGCCTGTACTGGGACCGTGCCGAGTCCGCCCGCACGCTCCGCGACGAGTCCCCGGGCGTGACCGAGGACGCGTTCGCCGCGCGCGGCGCCCTCGTGGCCCGTGCGGGAATCGGCGTGAACTTCGGCATCGTCGCCGATGTGACGGACGACACGGGATCCTTCATCTGGCGTCGGGTGCTGGGCGAGACCGCGAGCGGCGCCACCTCGCGCGTCGCGGCGGCGGTCACGGGCGAGGCTCCGTACGTGCTGTCTGCGCTCAAGCACTTCCCCGGCCACGGCGCTGTTCGGGAGGACTCGCACTACACGGTGCCGACGACCGACATGTCGCTCACCCAGTGGCAGTCACAGGCGGCTCGGCCGTTCTCGGCCGGCATCTCCGCCGAGGCGCCGATCGTGATGACGGGTCACCTGGCGTACACGGCCGTCGACGAGCGCCCTGCATCGCTGTCTCCGGAGTGGTACCGGATCCTGCGCGAGGACCTCGGCTTCGACGGCGTCGCGGTGACCGACGACCTCGGCATGCTCGTCCAGAGCGGGCTGCCGGAGTACGCCGATCCGGTCCGGAACGCCGTGTCCGCCATCGCGGCGGGCGCCGACCTCGTTCTCACCGTCGCCAGCTCCACCTCGCAGACGGCCCCCGACATGGCGGCGGGCATCGCCGCCGCGGTGTCGGCGGGAGCCCTCGACGAGGCGAGGCTGACCGAGGCGGCGACGCGGGTCGTCGAGCTCCGGCTCCGCCTCGCCGGCGACGGCCGTTCACTCCTGCCGTGCACCGGAGAGTGCCTCGCCCCCGAGAGCTGACGCCGGCGCGCCCCGCCAGGCCACCAGGATCTGCGCGCGAAGCGCGTTCGCGCGCTCGGCGAACGCCCGTTGTCTGCGCACGTACTCGGCCTTGCCCTCCGGCGTCTCGATCGCGACCGGGGAGAATCCCCAGTCGGCGAGATCGTACGGGGACGCCTCCATGTCGAGTCGGCGGATGTCGCGCGCGAGCTCGAAGGCGTCGAGCAGGAGCTCGCCGGGCACGAGCGGGCCGAGCTTCACCGCCCACTTGTAGACGTCCATCCCGGCGTGGAGGCACCCGGGCTGCTCGCGGTCGGGCTGATCGAGGCGTGACAGCCGCTCGCGATTGCGCGGCGCGGCCTCCGGCGTGAAGAAGCGGAACGCGTCGACGTGCGTGCACCGGAGGTCGTGCCCCTCGACGACGGCGTCCGTCCCTTCGCTCCCGAGCCGCAGCGGCTGGGGATGCCGGCGCTCGTCCTGACGGTAGACCATCGCCCACTCGTGCAGGCCGAAGCACCCGAACTGGCCGGGGCGGGACGCCGTGCGCCGGAGGATCGTCTCGACGAGCCGGACGAGCTGGGGCCGGGCGGCCTCGAAGGCGGCGCGGTCGACCGTCACGCTCCCGTGCGTGGGGCCGGCGACGTACCAGCGCCATCCGGCGCGTTCCTCCCCGGCGTCGCCGAGCTCGACGCCGGGGCCCGGATGCCAACGGCGGAGGACGGCGGGCTTGTACGAGTAGTAGGTGAAGAGGAAGTCCCACACGGGGTGCTTCTCGCCTCGTGCCGCCCGCGTCCGGTGGGAGGCCGTCAGGGCGTCCGCGCGCGCGACGTGGGCCTCTTCCCGTGCCTTCCACTGCGCGCGCGGGAGACGGGCGAACGGCCGTGTCGCGACGTCGGGAGCCATGGTCACCGGGCGAGGACCGCGCTCATGGCGCGCGTGAGGTACCAGGGATCGACGACGGATGCGAGCTCGCGCGCCGAGTGCATGGAGAGGATCGGGACGCCCACGTCGACCGTGCGGATGCCGAGGCGCGTGGCGGCGATCGGGCCGATGGTCGAGCCGCACGGGATGGCGTTGTTCGAGACGAACTCCTGCGACGGGACGTCGGCCGCGGCGCAGGCCGCGCTCCAGACGGCCGCGCCATGGGCGTCCGTCGCATAGCGCTGGTTCGCGTTGATCTTGAGGATCGGACCGCCTCCGGCCACGGGGCGGTTGGCGGGATCGTGCCGGTCCGCGTAGTTGGGGTGCACGGCGTGGCCGACGTCGCTCGAGACGTGGAACGAGGCGGCGTACGCACGGGCGCGCTCCTCGGGGCCGGCGCCGAGCGCCGCGGAGATGCGTACGAGCACCTCCTCGTGGAACGGCCCCGCCGCGCCCGAGCGCGACGCGCTGCCGATCTCCTCGTGGTCGAACGCCGCGAACATCGCGATCGCGCCGGACGGCCGCGCATCCCGCACGGCGAGGAGCGCCGCGTGCGTCGAGAGGAGGTTGTCGAGACGGCCCGCGGCGAAGAGGGCCTCGCCGGCGCCGAAGGCGCGCGGCGGCTGGGTGTCGGCGACGACGAGGTCGTAGCCGCCGACGCGCTCTGCGGGGACGCAGGCGAGGGCCGCGACGTCGGCGAGGACGTCCGCGTCGTCGTCCTCTCCGACGCCCCACACCGGCTGCGTATGACGCTGCTTGTCCAGGGCGAGGCCCTCGTTGACGGAGCGGTCGAGATGCACCGCCAGCTGCGGGATGCGCAGCAGGGGCCCGGTCCGGACGAGATGCTCGGCGCCGTC
This window of the Microbacterium sp. AB genome carries:
- a CDS encoding ABC transporter permease, with the protein product MTRDSILTRLPVVRSYRQAVGLQRGMLTAGLVICAVFVLAAVLAPVIAPYGFAQLSDDDGTFGARQAPSAEHLLGTTAGGFDVLSRVVWGSQTALIAIVVSVAMSIFVGILLGVVSGYLGGWLDRVLVVVCDAIYAFPTLLLAIVAAIVISGGQSSLVGGVLAAAISITVVFIPQYFRVVRAETVRIKTEAFVESAKVVGASTWRIMMRHVLRNATRTLPLIFTLNASEAILTLAGLGFLGFGIEPTAAAEWGYDLNRSIEDVTSGIWWTSVFPGTAIVLVVLGITLVGESLNDLADPRLRTRRAARTRAAAPAAAEEGASA
- a CDS encoding ABC transporter permease → MTDTTLTSAETPTASLVRRAAGGGGLWRYVVVRFLLIFPTVFILVTTVFVLMRATGDPITAALGGQLTPAQLQERIAAAGYDRPLYVQYAEYLGRIVVGDFGTTLDNQRVVDVLLRYGGATLELAIYALIVAFVVGIPLGMIAAAVRDRWGDAVLRVFAILCYATPVFFAGILLKLVFSVWLGVLPTSGRASPRVEIALNRLDGATGIYTIDAIRTGNPAYIADVLSHAVLPGLALGLLTAGVFLRLVRTNVIGTLSMPYIDAARSRGVRETRLVATHAYRPALIPIVTVIGLQIAMLLGGAVLTETTFEWTGLGFQLSEFLKARDFVAVQGIVALLAVIVALSNFVVDIIAAFIDPRVRY
- a CDS encoding ABC transporter substrate-binding protein, with protein sequence MTTVRHGARRRYPVAALSAIAVLALSGCAGGSGDDDASAPEGDNVILLGTTDKVTTLDPAGSYDNGSLAVQTQVFPYLVNTAPESTEVVPDLAETAEFTSPTEYTVTLPEGLTFANGNPLTSSDVKFSFDRQIAIADPNGASSLLYNLDSIETPDETTVVFTLKTENDQVFPFILTSFPGAIVDEDVFAADALTPDDEIVEAEAFAGPYSITSYTFNEIVEFTPNESYAGLLEAPANDGIILNYYAESSNLKLAVQQGDVDVAYRSLSPADVSDLSGDDALTVHEGPGGEIRYIVFNFDTQPFGATTEEPDEAKALAVRQAVASLIDREALSDQIYNGTYTPLYSYVPEGFAGATEVLADLYGDGEGGPDAASAAEILSAAGVETPVSLSLQYSPDHYGPNSGDEYALIEQQLEADGLFDVSLNSTEWTQYSEDRVADVYPSYQLGWFPDYSDADNYLTPFFLTENFLGNHYENPEVNDLILQQAVTPDVDERTELIEQIQALVAEDLSTVPYLQGAQTLVSASDIDGVVLDASFKLRFAPLTR
- a CDS encoding glycoside hydrolase family 3 N-terminal domain-containing protein; protein product: MRRRLWPATAVLVATTAMLVAPPATAESAAPEPSSPAGDATVRVEPATGDVYAARAAQIVAGMTPEQRAGAVVMGHIPSRDAETVRAYLADGDLGGFLLMGANVGWEEQVRSLTDAMVVDPALPPLIAVDQEGGSVSRLYWDRAESARTLRDESPGVTEDAFAARGALVARAGIGVNFGIVADVTDDTGSFIWRRVLGETASGATSRVAAAVTGEAPYVLSALKHFPGHGAVREDSHYTVPTTDMSLTQWQSQAARPFSAGISAEAPIVMTGHLAYTAVDERPASLSPEWYRILREDLGFDGVAVTDDLGMLVQSGLPEYADPVRNAVSAIAAGADLVLTVASSTSQTAPDMAAGIAAAVSAGALDEARLTEAATRVVELRLRLAGDGRSLLPCTGECLAPES
- a CDS encoding 3-methyladenine DNA glycosylase — its product is MAPDVATRPFARLPRAQWKAREEAHVARADALTASHRTRAARGEKHPVWDFLFTYYSYKPAVLRRWHPGPGVELGDAGEERAGWRWYVAGPTHGSVTVDRAAFEAARPQLVRLVETILRRTASRPGQFGCFGLHEWAMVYRQDERRHPQPLRLGSEGTDAVVEGHDLRCTHVDAFRFFTPEAAPRNRERLSRLDQPDREQPGCLHAGMDVYKWAVKLGPLVPGELLLDAFELARDIRRLDMEASPYDLADWGFSPVAIETPEGKAEYVRRQRAFAERANALRAQILVAWRGAPASALGGEALSGARQE
- a CDS encoding M18 family aminopeptidase, translated to MTVPDAARAHVDDLAAFITASPSSYHAAAEASRRLVDGGFVRLHETDAWTLEPGGRYVVVRDGSVIAFALPDAAHATTPFAIVGAHTDSPGFKLKPKPTSSGPGGWLQAGVEVYGGPLLNSWLDRELELAGRIVDVDGAEHLVRTGPLLRIPQLAVHLDRSVNEGLALDKQRHTQPVWGVGEDDDADVLADVAALACVPAERVGGYDLVVADTQPPRAFGAGEALFAAGRLDNLLSTHAALLAVRDARPSGAIAMFAAFDHEEIGSASRSGAAGPFHEEVLVRISAALGAGPEERARAYAASFHVSSDVGHAVHPNYADRHDPANRPVAGGGPILKINANQRYATDAHGAAVWSAACAAADVPSQEFVSNNAIPCGSTIGPIAATRLGIRTVDVGVPILSMHSARELASVVDPWYLTRAMSAVLAR